A portion of the Pseudomonas sp. GR 6-02 genome contains these proteins:
- a CDS encoding transporter — MNKIRLLTLSTLLPVLHANAGEVAPGDYEQYPVGATIGAIYYQHSTTDSAYANGHKASSDFRLSSDVGILRLLHVYALSETVTIDPQFLLPFGHVSTGGDASTLGSTRGVGDLILTAPVKWRLNEARDTLSIAPYVYVPSGTYDKNDALNLGENRWKFELQSAYVKHFTEKWAMDLVGGATWYGDNTDYGANGDRLKQDVSYAAQVMGRYMPDPTMAFGVGFGRTWGGETSVARVNQDDEMGTTNFRLTATKFVTAQDQLQLQLGKDLSVDNGAKEDFRMNLRYAHVF; from the coding sequence ATGAATAAGATCCGTCTGCTGACACTCTCCACGCTGTTGCCCGTACTCCACGCGAACGCTGGCGAGGTGGCCCCTGGCGATTACGAGCAATACCCGGTCGGCGCTACCATCGGCGCGATTTACTACCAGCACTCCACCACAGACTCGGCCTACGCCAATGGCCATAAGGCCAGCTCGGACTTCAGGTTGAGCTCGGACGTCGGCATCCTGCGTCTGCTCCATGTGTACGCGCTGAGTGAAACGGTCACCATCGACCCGCAATTCCTCCTGCCCTTCGGGCACGTTTCCACTGGCGGCGATGCCTCGACACTCGGCAGTACCCGGGGCGTCGGCGACTTGATCCTCACCGCGCCGGTCAAGTGGCGGCTCAATGAAGCCCGCGACACCCTCAGTATCGCCCCCTATGTGTATGTCCCTTCCGGTACCTACGACAAGAACGACGCGCTCAACCTCGGTGAGAACCGCTGGAAATTCGAGCTGCAGAGCGCCTACGTCAAGCACTTCACGGAGAAGTGGGCAATGGACCTGGTCGGCGGTGCCACCTGGTATGGCGATAACACCGATTACGGCGCCAATGGCGACCGCCTCAAGCAGGACGTGTCCTACGCTGCCCAGGTGATGGGCCGTTACATGCCAGACCCCACCATGGCATTCGGCGTCGGCTTCGGGCGTACCTGGGGCGGTGAAACCAGCGTCGCGCGTGTCAACCAGGACGACGAAATGGGCACCACCAACTTCCGCCTGACAGCCACCAAATTCGTCACCGCCCAGGACCAGCTCCAGCTGCAGCTGGGCAAGGACCTTTCAGTGGATAACGGCGCCAAAGAGGACTTCCGCATGAACCTGCGTTACGCGCACGTGTTCTAG
- a CDS encoding GTP-binding protein: protein MIDGAQAGRLPVTVLSGFLGAGKTTLLNHILRNREGLRVAVIVNDMSEVNIDAEAVQRDVSLHRGRDELIEMSNGCICCTLRADLLEQISDLARQQRFDYLLIESTGISEPMPVAETFAFLDTEGFSLSELARLDTLVTVVDGSQFQALLESPDTVARADAMEDAPERHLADLLIEQVEYANVILVNKLDLIDDAGYQALHAILAGLNPGARILPMTHGQVALSSILGTHLFDLPSLAASPGWMRKMEATDAPASEADTYGVTSWVYRERTPFHPQRLLDFLQRPWRNGRLLRSKGYFWLASRHLETGMLVQSGGQFQWDYVGHWWNFIEPSQWPRDEYRLQSIMAKWDNVVGDCRQELVFIGQGLDTEVLQRELDHCLLSTREIAAGPLAWQALPGATVFDSQSLSVRPPQPLAADITSLR, encoded by the coding sequence ATGATTGACGGCGCCCAGGCGGGCCGACTGCCGGTGACGGTCCTTTCGGGCTTCCTCGGTGCCGGCAAAACCACCCTGCTGAACCATATCCTGCGCAATCGCGAAGGCCTGAGAGTCGCGGTCATCGTCAACGATATGAGCGAAGTCAACATCGATGCCGAAGCGGTGCAGCGCGACGTGTCGCTGCACCGTGGTCGCGATGAGTTAATCGAGATGAGCAACGGCTGTATTTGCTGCACACTGCGCGCCGATTTGCTGGAGCAGATCAGTGATCTGGCACGTCAGCAGCGTTTCGACTACCTGCTCATTGAATCCACCGGGATCTCCGAGCCGATGCCGGTGGCGGAGACGTTCGCCTTCCTTGACACCGAAGGCTTCAGCCTCAGCGAACTGGCACGCCTGGACACCTTGGTGACGGTGGTCGATGGCAGCCAGTTTCAGGCGCTGCTCGAGTCGCCGGATACCGTGGCCCGTGCGGATGCCATGGAAGACGCGCCGGAGCGCCATCTGGCCGACCTTCTGATCGAGCAGGTGGAGTACGCCAACGTTATTCTCGTCAACAAACTGGACCTGATCGATGACGCCGGTTACCAGGCACTGCACGCCATTCTCGCCGGCCTGAACCCCGGCGCGCGGATCCTGCCGATGACCCACGGTCAAGTCGCGCTGTCGAGCATCCTCGGCACCCATCTGTTTGATTTACCCAGCCTTGCCGCGTCGCCGGGCTGGATGAGGAAAATGGAGGCGACCGACGCGCCAGCCTCCGAAGCGGACACCTACGGTGTGACATCCTGGGTCTACCGTGAGCGGACACCCTTTCACCCACAGCGCTTGCTCGACTTTCTCCAGCGCCCCTGGCGCAACGGACGGCTGTTGCGCAGCAAAGGCTATTTCTGGCTCGCCAGCCGGCACCTGGAAACCGGCATGCTGGTGCAGAGCGGCGGGCAGTTCCAGTGGGACTATGTCGGCCACTGGTGGAACTTTATCGAACCGTCGCAATGGCCACGGGATGAATACCGGCTCCAGAGCATCATGGCCAAGTGGGACAACGTGGTCGGTGATTGTCGCCAGGAATTGGTGTTCATCGGCCAGGGCCTCGACACCGAGGTTTTACAGCGCGAGCTTGACCACTGCCTGCTCAGTACCCGGGAAATCGCCGCCGGCCCACTGGCCTGGCAAGCCCTGCCGGGGGCGACAGTGTTTGATTCGCAGTCGTTGTCGGTACGTCCACCGCAGCCCCTGGCGGCTGACATCACTTCACTCAGGTAG
- the nthB gene encoding nitrile hydratase subunit beta has translation MDGFHDLGGFQGFGKVPHTINSLSYKQVFKQDWEHLAYSLMFIGVDHLKKFSVDEVRHAVERLDVRQHVGTQYYERYIIATATLLVETGVITQAELDEALGSHFKLANPAHAGGRQAITGRPPFEVGDRVVVRDEYVAGHIRMPAYVRGKEGVILHRTSEQWPFPDAIGHGDVSAAHQPTYHVEFRVKDLWGDAADDGFVVVDLFESYLDKAPSAKAVNA, from the coding sequence ATGGATGGCTTTCACGATCTCGGCGGTTTTCAAGGCTTTGGCAAAGTCCCGCACACCATCAATAGCCTGAGCTACAAACAGGTGTTCAAGCAGGACTGGGAACACCTGGCCTACAGCTTGATGTTCATCGGCGTCGATCACCTGAAAAAATTCAGCGTCGACGAAGTGCGCCACGCCGTCGAACGCCTGGATGTTCGCCAACATGTCGGCACGCAATACTACGAGCGCTACATCATCGCCACCGCGACCCTGCTGGTAGAAACAGGCGTGATTACCCAGGCAGAACTTGATGAGGCCCTAGGCTCTCACTTCAAGCTGGCGAACCCCGCCCACGCGGGCGGTCGCCAGGCGATCACCGGTCGGCCCCCCTTCGAGGTGGGCGATCGGGTGGTCGTTCGCGACGAATATGTGGCCGGGCATATCCGCATGCCGGCCTACGTACGCGGCAAGGAAGGCGTGATCCTGCACCGCACGTCAGAACAGTGGCCCTTCCCGGATGCCATCGGCCATGGCGATGTGAGCGCGGCGCATCAGCCGACCTACCACGTCGAATTTCGTGTGAAAGACCTTTGGGGCGACGCGGCGGACGATGGTTTCGTGGTGGTCGATCTTTTTGAAAGCTACCTCGACAAGGCGCCCAGCGCAAAAGCGGTGAACGCATGA
- a CDS encoding amidase, whose product MAIVRPTLEHLLDIANGLHMQLSREQASEYLALMQSSFDAYDLIDELPDCVPPVRYERSSGYRPSAAHNPLNAWYYRTEVNGAPQGKLAGKTVALKDNIALAGVPTMNGAAPLEGFVPSFDATVVTRLLDAGATILGKATCEHYCLSGGSHTSDPAPVHNPYRQGFASGGSSSGSAALVAAGEVDLAVGGDQGGSIRIPSAFCGTYGMKPTHGLVPYTGIMAIEATIDHAGPITANVRDNALMLEVMAGADGLDPRQAAPRVDTYSDYLDRGVQGLRIGILQEGFQLANQDPRVAASVRNAIAQFERLGAHVEEVSVPEHKIAGSLWLPIGCEGLTMQMMHGNGAGFNWKGLYDLTLLDKQAGWREQADQLSASLKLCMFVGEYGIKHYNGRFYAKAQNLTRMARAGYDAALARYDLLVMPTVPIIAQPHPEPGCSITEYVARALEMIGNASAQDITGHPAMSIPCGLVDGLPVGLMLVGKHYAEGTIYQAAAAFEASVDWKNN is encoded by the coding sequence ATGGCAATCGTTCGTCCCACCCTTGAACACTTACTGGACATCGCGAACGGCCTGCACATGCAGCTCAGCCGTGAACAAGCCAGTGAATACCTGGCCCTGATGCAGTCGAGCTTCGACGCCTACGACCTGATCGACGAGCTGCCCGATTGCGTGCCGCCCGTCCGTTACGAGCGCAGTTCCGGCTACCGCCCTTCGGCGGCCCACAACCCCTTGAACGCCTGGTATTACCGCACCGAAGTCAACGGCGCACCGCAAGGCAAGCTGGCGGGCAAAACCGTCGCGCTCAAGGACAATATCGCCCTGGCCGGCGTCCCCACGATGAACGGTGCCGCGCCACTCGAAGGTTTCGTCCCGTCGTTCGATGCCACCGTGGTCACGCGCTTACTGGATGCGGGGGCGACCATTCTCGGCAAGGCCACGTGCGAGCACTACTGCCTGTCCGGTGGCAGTCACACCTCTGACCCCGCACCGGTACACAACCCCTATCGTCAGGGTTTCGCCTCCGGTGGTTCCTCTTCCGGCAGCGCGGCACTGGTGGCCGCCGGCGAAGTGGATCTCGCGGTCGGCGGCGATCAGGGCGGCTCCATTCGGATTCCTTCGGCATTCTGCGGTACTTACGGGATGAAGCCGACCCACGGCCTGGTGCCCTACACCGGGATCATGGCGATCGAAGCGACCATCGACCATGCCGGGCCCATCACGGCCAACGTGCGCGACAACGCGTTGATGCTGGAAGTCATGGCCGGCGCCGACGGCCTCGACCCACGCCAGGCCGCGCCCCGGGTCGATACCTACAGCGATTACCTGGACCGTGGCGTGCAAGGGCTCAGGATCGGCATCCTGCAGGAAGGTTTCCAGCTGGCCAACCAGGACCCGCGCGTAGCTGCATCGGTGCGTAACGCCATCGCCCAGTTTGAGCGGCTCGGCGCGCATGTCGAGGAAGTCTCTGTGCCAGAGCACAAGATCGCCGGCTCGCTGTGGCTCCCCATCGGCTGTGAAGGCCTGACAATGCAGATGATGCACGGCAATGGCGCCGGTTTTAACTGGAAAGGCCTGTACGACCTCACGTTGCTGGACAAGCAAGCCGGGTGGCGCGAGCAGGCGGATCAGTTGTCCGCGTCTCTCAAGCTGTGCATGTTTGTCGGTGAATACGGCATCAAGCACTACAACGGCCGTTTCTACGCCAAGGCGCAGAATCTCACACGCATGGCCCGGGCCGGTTACGACGCGGCGCTGGCGCGCTACGACCTGCTGGTGATGCCGACCGTGCCGATCATCGCCCAGCCTCATCCGGAACCCGGTTGCTCGATCACGGAATACGTGGCCCGGGCGCTGGAAATGATCGGCAACGCCTCAGCCCAGGACATCACCGGCCATCCGGCCATGTCGATTCCCTGCGGGCTGGTGGACGGCCTGCCGGTCGGGCTCATGCTGGTGGGCAAGCACTATGCCGAAGGCACGATTTACCAGGCGGCCGCAGCGTTCGAAGCGTCCGTTGACTGGAAAAACAATTAA
- the nthA gene encoding nitrile hydratase subunit alpha gives MNTDEKTTSTPGERARALFQVLKQKELIPDGYIEQLTQLMAHDWSPENGARVVAKAWVDPQFRELLLKDGTAACAQFGYTGPQGEYIVALEDTPTLKNVIVCSLCSCTNWPVLGLPPEWYKGFEFRARLVREGRTVLRELGTELPEGVTIKVWDTSAESRYLVLPVRPEGSEGMDEEALRALITKDVLIGVALPQVA, from the coding sequence ATGAACACCGATGAAAAAACCACCTCGACCCCAGGCGAGCGAGCCCGCGCCCTATTCCAGGTGCTCAAGCAAAAGGAGCTGATTCCCGACGGCTATATCGAACAGCTGACCCAACTCATGGCCCACGACTGGAGCCCGGAGAATGGCGCTCGAGTGGTGGCCAAGGCCTGGGTCGACCCGCAGTTTCGTGAACTGCTGCTCAAGGACGGTACCGCTGCCTGCGCGCAATTCGGCTATACCGGCCCACAAGGTGAATACATCGTCGCCCTGGAAGACACCCCCACGCTGAAAAACGTGATCGTCTGCAGCCTGTGCTCCTGCACCAACTGGCCCGTCCTCGGCCTGCCGCCGGAGTGGTACAAGGGCTTCGAATTCCGTGCCCGCCTGGTCCGCGAAGGGCGCACCGTTCTGCGGGAACTGGGCACCGAGCTGCCAGAGGGAGTCACCATCAAAGTGTGGGACACCAGTGCCGAAAGCCGCTATCTGGTGCTGCCGGTACGACCCGAGGGCAGTGAGGGCATGGATGAAGAGGCCCTGCGGGCCCTGATCACCAAGGACGTCCTGATCGGCGTGGCGCTGCCGCAGGTAGCGTAG
- a CDS encoding amidohydrolase family protein gives MKVIDMRCRPAYLHDFFGANPGSAGYATARWLNRRVGARGSDEHFARSLTPEGFIAEVREAGLSQAVVVGRHTPGQHLPNDFIHEITHPHQELLGIAGVDPTLQGIDGAIAEIDRVIDQLGLVGIGLEPGFAAPARHPDDPLYFPLYEHLSRRGIALFLMSGPTTPDPAFNDPGRLAAVARAFPELKIVCYHGYWPNVAQLLGVAFRYENIFAVPDMYLFLPGSEAFVAAANGFLGDQLLFGSSYPFRPIRQSIEDFQALGFKDQVLDKLLYGNAARLLGLRR, from the coding sequence ATGAAAGTGATCGACATGCGCTGCCGCCCGGCCTATCTGCACGATTTCTTTGGCGCCAACCCGGGCTCGGCGGGCTACGCCACCGCGCGCTGGCTGAATCGCCGCGTCGGAGCTCGCGGCAGCGACGAGCATTTTGCCCGCTCGCTGACGCCAGAGGGCTTTATTGCCGAAGTCCGAGAAGCCGGTTTGAGCCAGGCGGTGGTGGTGGGGCGACACACCCCTGGGCAACACCTGCCGAATGATTTCATCCACGAAATCACCCATCCCCATCAGGAGCTGCTGGGTATCGCCGGGGTTGACCCGACGCTGCAGGGTATCGATGGCGCTATTGCCGAAATCGACCGGGTGATTGATCAACTCGGTCTGGTCGGTATCGGCCTGGAGCCGGGTTTCGCCGCGCCGGCACGGCATCCGGATGACCCGCTGTACTTTCCCCTCTACGAACACTTGTCGCGCCGTGGCATTGCGCTGTTCCTGATGAGCGGACCGACCACGCCGGATCCGGCCTTCAACGACCCTGGCCGCCTGGCAGCGGTGGCACGAGCGTTTCCCGAACTGAAAATAGTCTGTTACCACGGCTACTGGCCGAATGTGGCGCAACTGCTGGGCGTAGCTTTTCGCTATGAAAACATCTTCGCCGTGCCAGACATGTACCTGTTCCTGCCGGGCAGCGAGGCCTTTGTCGCAGCAGCCAATGGCTTTCTGGGCGACCAACTGTTGTTTGGCTCGTCCTACCCGTTCCGGCCGATCCGCCAGTCGATCGAGGATTTTCAGGCGCTGGGGTTCAAGGATCAGGTGCTGGATAAGTTGCTTTATGGGAATGCGGCGCGGTTGTTAGGGTTGAGGAGGTAG